A stretch of the Aegilops tauschii subsp. strangulata cultivar AL8/78 chromosome 4, Aet v6.0, whole genome shotgun sequence genome encodes the following:
- the LOC109752050 gene encoding uncharacterized protein has protein sequence MSSKEKPTLGGQRIKTRKRNIAAPLDPSSFSDAIVQIYLDNAGDLELVAKSIESSDLNFSRYGDTFFEVVFIGVRTQPGTIKPEEEGERHPYSLIDCAAQREAILPYVLFIQKTLRRRPFLIKSLENVMRKFLQSLEFFEENERQKLAIFTALAFSQKLSGLPPETVFQPLLKDNLVAKGIVLSFITEFFKEYLKENSLDDLIALLKKGKMEDNLLEFFPSGKRTSEALSEHFTKEGLTSLVEYNSKKMFEVKLKEIKSTLTTMINEEAEISEVTEVVKQQVKDAKFPDIEVVRMLWDVLMEAVQWSGKNQQQNSNSALRQVNAWAGLMNAFCTSGKLELELIYKVQTQCYEDAKLMKLFPEIIRSLYDQDVLAEDTILLWFRKGSNQKGRQSFVKALEPFVKWLEEAEEEE, from the exons ATGAG CTCGAAGGAGAAGCCCACCCTCGG AGGCCAGCGGATTAAGACCCGCAAGCGGAATATCGCAGCTCCTTTGGACCCTTCGTCGTTCTCTGATGCAATTGTCCAGATTTATCTGGATAATGCTGGAGACCTG GAacttgttgccaaaagtatagaGTCATCAGATCTCAACTTCTCACGTTACGGTGACACTTTCTTTGAG GTTGTTTTCATTGGTGTGCGTACTCAGCCTGGTACGATTAAACCCGAAGAAGAGGGAGAGCGCCACCCCTATTCTCTCATTGACTGTGCAGCACAACGTGAAGCAATATTACCTTATGTCCTCTTTATTCAGAAAACATTGCGCAGGAGGCCTTTCTTAATAAAGAGTCTTGAAAATGTTATGCGAAAATTTCTCCAGTCTTTGGAGTTCTTTGAAGAAAATGAGAGACAGAAACTTGCCATTTTCACGGCACTTGCATTTTCTCAGAAATTATCAGGTCTGCCACCTGAAACTGTCTTTCAGCCATTGCTTAAGGACAATCTTGTTGCCAAAGGGATAGTGCTTTCATTCATTACTGAGTTCTTCAAGGAATATCTGAAGGAAAATAGTTTGGATGATCTGATTGCACTTTTAAAGAAAGGCAAAATGGAGGACAATTTACTTGAATTTTTTCCATCAGGAAAGAGAACCTCTGAGGCTTTGTCTGAGCATTTCAC CAAAGAAGGTTTGACTAGCCTTGTTGAGTACAATAGCAAGAAAATGTTTGAAGTTAAGCTCAAGGAGATAAAGTCAACTCTGACCACTATGATCAATGAAGAAGCTGAAATATCTGAAGTAACTGAGGTTGTCAAGCAACAGGTTAAAGATGCTAAATTTCCTGATATAGAGGTTGTTCGCATGCTGTGGGATGTGCTGATGGAGGCTGTTCAGTGGTCTGGAAAGAACCAGCAGCAAAATTCTAATTCAGCACTTAGGCAG GTGAATGCTTGGGCTGGTCTTATGAATGCATTTTGCACAAGTGGAAAGCTAGAACTGGAACTCATATACAAGGTCCAGACACAGTGTTATGAGGATGCTAAGTTGATGAAGCTGTTCCCTGAAATTATAAGATCACTGTATGATCAAGATGTCCTAGCTGAAGATACCATACTTCTTTGGTTCCGCAAGGGTTCAAACCAAAAAGGAAG GCAATCTTTCGTGAAAGCTCTGGAGCCTTTCGTCAAATGGCTCGAGGAGGCCGAGGAGGAAGAATAA